The Nitrospirota bacterium genome window below encodes:
- a CDS encoding Gfo/Idh/MocA family oxidoreductase, with amino-acid sequence MTTTALGIGLIGVGRHGSRYLHHLSQDLPGVRLVALCRKRIGEGIGALPTPEIPVYGDYHNLIADQAVQAVVVVTPPSLCREICLAAVKAGKPLLIEKPLAETGRDARAMVAAAEAANIVLMTAQTLRFDRTILLLKERLPEIGRLRYATFTSRIETKASAQALSPVPGQRGALLELGVHLLDLVPFLTGEHIVDVRCEMDQLPPLAPETLALVQAHTASGMRCVMDIARVESGRVARTEWVGTKGQLTADWRHQLVTGVIGDAAPQEWAVQPEQTILATLRAFVHAIQTKTPPPITGRDGCRAVEVADACYRSAEQGGATVNVASLREQTC; translated from the coding sequence ATGACCACCACAGCGCTTGGAATCGGGCTCATCGGTGTCGGACGCCACGGCAGCCGCTATCTCCACCATCTCTCGCAGGATCTGCCAGGGGTCAGGCTTGTGGCTCTCTGCAGGAAACGAATCGGGGAGGGGATTGGCGCCCTTCCCACGCCAGAGATCCCTGTCTATGGCGACTATCACAATTTGATCGCCGACCAGGCGGTGCAAGCAGTCGTGGTCGTCACGCCTCCTTCTCTCTGTCGTGAGATCTGTCTAGCAGCCGTAAAGGCAGGAAAGCCGCTGCTTATCGAAAAACCGTTAGCCGAGACAGGCCGTGATGCGCGAGCCATGGTGGCAGCGGCAGAAGCAGCGAACATCGTCCTCATGACCGCGCAGACCCTGCGCTTCGACCGGACGATTTTGTTATTGAAAGAGCGTTTGCCTGAAATCGGCCGGCTTCGCTACGCCACCTTCACCAGCCGGATTGAAACAAAAGCCAGTGCCCAGGCCCTGTCACCGGTGCCGGGGCAACGAGGGGCGCTCCTGGAATTGGGGGTGCACCTCTTAGATCTAGTGCCCTTTCTCACAGGCGAGCACATCGTTGACGTCCGCTGCGAGATGGACCAGCTCCCGCCCCTGGCGCCGGAGACCCTGGCGCTCGTGCAGGCCCATACAGCGAGTGGCATGAGATGCGTCATGGACATTGCGCGAGTTGAATCAGGCAGGGTGGCGAGGACCGAGTGGGTGGGAACCAAGGGCCAGCTCACCGCCGATTGGCGTCACCAGCTGGTGACCGGCGTCATCGGGGACGCGGCTCCTCAGGAATGGGCTGTCCAACCAGAGCAGACGATTCTCGCCACGCTCCGTGCTTTCGTCCATGCGATTCAAACGAAGACGCCCCCGCCGATTACCGGGCGTGACGGCTGCCGCGCTGTTGAGGTGGCCGACGCCTGTTACCGGTCCGCAGAACAGGGCGGGGCCACCGTCAACGTCGCTTCATTACGTGAGCAGACTTGCTAG
- a CDS encoding DUF423 domain-containing protein, with protein MTGRSPSQRFLVLGAGFAGLAVAAGAFGAHALKKILDEHSLQVFDTATRYQMHHAFGLCIVAWAIDRYPGQRLEQTGWLFTIGIFLFSGSLYVVSLAGVRWIGAITPIGGAAFLAGWLLLGWRVWRTAIREAGDGSRSEV; from the coding sequence ATGACCGGCAGATCGCCCTCTCAACGATTTTTAGTGCTGGGAGCGGGTTTTGCGGGACTGGCGGTTGCGGCCGGCGCGTTCGGCGCCCATGCGCTGAAAAAGATTCTGGATGAGCACAGTCTGCAAGTCTTCGACACCGCCACCCGCTACCAGATGCACCATGCCTTCGGACTCTGTATCGTGGCTTGGGCGATCGATCGCTATCCGGGGCAACGGCTCGAACAGACCGGCTGGCTCTTCACCATCGGCATTTTTCTTTTTTCAGGCAGTCTCTACGTGGTGTCTCTGGCAGGGGTTCGCTGGATAGGCGCCATTACACCGATCGGAGGGGCGGCATTCCTGGCAGGCTGGCTGTTGTTGGGCTGGCGAGTTTGGCGGACTGCGATACGCGAGGCGGGGGATGGTTCGAGGTCCGAAGTTTGA
- a CDS encoding dienelactone hydrolase family protein, translating into MISTIAPFTLDQIGTGTARFPSGIAIPTLTDAAVDPYIQTRVSKHVHVECVQFWPQPKGLYPGLVLLHEEWGLTAQIKDLGARLACEGYGVIIPNLYGRLGGMVTANAEVADALMAKLNETLVLQDINSCCEFLNTRDHIKQNIHGVVGYGMGGSYAIRFACQRKRLRAAVSYYGRVAQPATEIKDLYPPLLYHQAGQDQWVPSGDVDRLRAAAAEHKKRVEIKTYPNAPHAFCNEQRVESYRADATAEAWEATAAFLKTCFQGT; encoded by the coding sequence ATGATATCCACCATCGCCCCCTTTACCCTCGATCAAATTGGCACAGGCACCGCGCGCTTCCCGAGCGGCATCGCCATTCCGACTCTGACAGATGCCGCGGTCGATCCCTACATCCAGACCCGCGTCTCGAAACATGTGCATGTCGAATGTGTGCAGTTCTGGCCCCAGCCGAAAGGCCTCTATCCAGGGCTCGTCCTCCTACATGAAGAATGGGGACTGACCGCGCAGATCAAGGATCTCGGCGCCAGACTGGCCTGCGAAGGCTACGGAGTTATCATTCCCAATCTGTATGGACGGCTGGGCGGCATGGTGACGGCGAATGCAGAAGTCGCGGATGCGCTCATGGCCAAATTGAACGAAACGCTCGTCTTGCAAGACATCAATTCCTGTTGCGAGTTTCTCAATACGCGCGACCACATCAAGCAAAACATCCACGGAGTCGTCGGCTACGGCATGGGCGGGTCCTACGCGATCCGGTTCGCCTGTCAGAGGAAACGGCTCCGGGCGGCGGTCTCCTATTACGGGCGGGTGGCGCAGCCCGCCACCGAGATCAAAGATTTGTACCCTCCCCTGCTCTATCACCAGGCAGGGCAGGATCAATGGGTGCCCAGCGGCGACGTGGACCGGCTGCGCGCCGCTGCGGCCGAACATAAGAAGCGCGTCGAGATCAAGACCTACCCTAATGCTCCCCATGCGTTTTGCAATGAGCAACGGGTGGAGAGCTATCGGGCTGATGCAACGGCAGAAGCCTGGGAAGCCACCGCCGCGTTTCTCAAGACCTGCTTCCAAGGCACCTGA
- a CDS encoding YtxH domain-containing protein has translation MSDQGRQVAKVAALVAGGAVIGAGIGLLFAPQTGAETRRDVGRYAKKVQLKATRLSRSVQSGVKEVMDRSKSLIQRDSLRPQIEAV, from the coding sequence ATGTCGGACCAGGGACGTCAGGTGGCAAAGGTCGCAGCGTTGGTGGCGGGCGGTGCGGTGATCGGAGCGGGGATCGGGCTGCTCTTTGCGCCGCAAACAGGCGCAGAGACCCGTCGCGATGTCGGTCGCTACGCGAAGAAGGTGCAATTGAAGGCGACGAGGTTGAGCCGGTCGGTGCAATCAGGCGTGAAAGAAGTGATGGATCGCAGCAAGTCTTTGATCCAGCGGGATAGTCTGCGACCGCAGATCGAAGCAGTCTAG
- a CDS encoding SIR2 family protein, with protein sequence MQDIVRAIANRTCVIFAGAGLSRNAGLPSWLELITHLVQTLSQNGKIAEAYLATINLLLNDKRLPECMDLLLMATNRKDILLLLREALKPKSNSTVHDALKKLQLRGYITTNYDRLLEDICGSTSYHLTNSLEKLSLIPTALGSHDVQFVLKLHGDIDDMSPPDHSEVTKGGPFIILSKTDYTVMLQGDRGIALKLALFSVLQNASILFLGYTYGDPDITLAFDFLSKNCQFPRQSWFVGLSGQPMPALPSNITAIQPFAEWSQLSDWLISLSTQVEVGRSSTTPSSVPHYAVPAKDRQALLALGEFINGLETEDLFAKTILSILVPELRSRATITEAWVSQFIASLLDLGPVWADTFAQAVLKELLEFKLVTPEDDPQVFRVNAIHINQLYRKASTEWDEERTAFTCSITQRLMKSGLILNADLFLKFEQVLQSLCMEYGHSMAEWIHRGIGEEIRLLDIQGVVAQHFEGEETRRQMEELLRLIFEKPAEGEISYIYRLLSSAFLLNSVKLDPTASKFIHEGIAQYHLYLDANVLLPLIVREHSNHDWVASLIAMTKKSGASLYAIEDILEEVRGHRKVAQDIYDVYRNDLEDLSLYRSISGQRSNCFVDGYINCPQRKTQKWGDYLRSYSDSKIYELLAKHGVVAEKVPAENLDLIAYADVLQAIEEEWGKRLHGAMRNRALNKHEAKQFLHIYGQRKRQLEKGYSDDVWFLSSETVFERVFLKAPQKWGRPPTFPLSAWASFIDSRMVFQHSKRKHVLSAILQGNSIAYSLPGSIALVRKKLFGSTRVLSKAEHDALKVTFSGGQLIKRLDKARNEVLKRSHRDPESLKEYFSIQESVEQEVRDDLNEKLEALSKNENMYKQKVEQLTKQLVEAAKVKRPKKAKKTRK encoded by the coding sequence ATGCAGGACATTGTGAGGGCTATTGCTAATCGGACCTGTGTGATATTCGCTGGTGCTGGTCTGTCACGCAATGCTGGGCTACCCAGCTGGCTTGAACTGATAACACATTTAGTTCAGACCTTGTCCCAAAATGGGAAAATAGCTGAAGCTTATCTCGCCACAATTAATTTGCTGCTTAATGATAAACGCCTACCAGAGTGCATGGATCTACTCTTAATGGCGACGAATAGAAAAGATATCCTCCTATTGCTGAGAGAGGCGCTGAAACCGAAAAGTAACAGTACCGTTCATGATGCGCTTAAGAAGCTTCAATTGAGAGGTTATATCACCACAAACTATGATCGTCTTCTCGAAGACATATGTGGCAGTACAAGTTACCACCTCACTAATTCGCTTGAAAAATTATCACTTATCCCAACAGCCCTTGGCAGTCACGACGTTCAGTTTGTTCTTAAGCTGCACGGTGACATAGATGACATGTCACCTCCCGATCATAGCGAGGTTACAAAGGGAGGTCCCTTCATCATTTTGTCTAAGACTGACTACACAGTTATGTTGCAGGGCGACAGGGGAATAGCTCTAAAATTGGCATTGTTCTCGGTTCTACAGAATGCTTCCATCTTATTTTTGGGTTATACCTACGGAGACCCCGACATCACGCTCGCTTTCGATTTCCTTTCTAAAAATTGTCAATTCCCTCGCCAGTCATGGTTTGTTGGCCTTAGTGGACAGCCCATGCCGGCATTGCCATCGAATATTACCGCTATCCAACCTTTCGCGGAATGGTCTCAGCTTTCAGACTGGCTTATCAGCCTTTCAACCCAAGTTGAAGTGGGACGTAGCTCAACCACTCCTAGCTCTGTCCCGCATTATGCTGTGCCAGCTAAAGACAGGCAGGCACTTTTAGCTCTTGGTGAATTTATCAACGGCTTAGAGACGGAAGACCTTTTCGCCAAGACTATTCTGAGCATTCTTGTGCCAGAACTAAGATCGAGAGCCACAATAACTGAAGCCTGGGTGTCGCAGTTTATTGCCTCGCTGCTTGACCTCGGCCCAGTTTGGGCGGACACATTTGCACAGGCAGTACTGAAAGAGCTCCTTGAATTTAAACTGGTTACACCAGAAGACGACCCTCAGGTTTTCCGTGTTAACGCCATTCATATTAATCAACTCTACCGGAAGGCAAGTACCGAATGGGATGAGGAGCGAACCGCATTTACATGTTCTATAACGCAACGGCTGATGAAGTCAGGGCTGATTCTGAATGCAGATTTATTCCTGAAATTCGAACAAGTCCTTCAATCCTTGTGTATGGAATATGGACATAGCATGGCCGAGTGGATTCACAGAGGAATTGGGGAAGAAATACGACTGCTTGATATTCAAGGTGTTGTTGCCCAGCACTTTGAAGGTGAAGAGACTAGACGCCAGATGGAGGAACTCCTCCGCCTGATCTTTGAAAAACCAGCTGAGGGCGAAATAAGCTATATCTACCGACTATTGAGCTCAGCTTTCCTTCTCAACTCTGTAAAGCTCGACCCAACTGCGTCTAAGTTTATTCATGAAGGCATAGCTCAATATCACTTATATCTTGATGCCAATGTTCTCTTGCCACTAATTGTTCGGGAGCACAGTAATCATGACTGGGTCGCCTCGCTTATAGCGATGACCAAAAAATCTGGTGCTAGCTTGTATGCAATCGAGGACATCCTTGAGGAGGTACGAGGGCACAGAAAAGTGGCACAAGATATTTACGATGTATATCGGAATGACTTGGAGGATTTGTCGCTATATAGATCAATTTCCGGTCAGCGCAGTAACTGCTTTGTCGACGGCTACATAAACTGTCCACAGCGCAAAACTCAAAAATGGGGAGACTATCTACGGTCATATAGTGACAGTAAAATATACGAACTTTTAGCGAAGCATGGCGTAGTTGCGGAGAAGGTGCCAGCGGAAAATTTAGATCTTATTGCTTACGCTGATGTTTTGCAGGCCATTGAAGAAGAGTGGGGAAAACGGCTCCACGGTGCAATGCGTAATCGAGCTTTGAATAAACATGAAGCGAAACAATTCTTGCACATTTACGGTCAACGGAAAAGGCAGCTTGAAAAAGGCTATTCTGATGATGTGTGGTTTCTTTCGTCTGAAACGGTTTTTGAACGGGTTTTCCTAAAGGCTCCACAAAAATGGGGCAGGCCTCCGACCTTTCCTCTTTCAGCTTGGGCCTCATTCATTGACTCGAGAATGGTATTCCAGCACAGCAAACGCAAACATGTCTTGAGCGCGATACTTCAAGGAAATTCAATTGCCTATTCTTTGCCAGGGTCCATCGCGTTAGTTCGGAAAAAACTTTTTGGGAGCACTCGGGTTTTGTCTAAGGCGGAGCACGACGCACTGAAAGTTACCTTCTCCGGAGGGCAATTGATCAAGCGGCTAGATAAAGCTCGAAACGAAGTGTTGAAGCGTTCTCACAGGGACCCGGAAAGTCTCAAGGAATATTTCAGCATCCAGGAGTCTGTTGAACAGGAGGTTAGGGACGACCTCAACGAAAAGCTCGAAGCTTTATCCAAAAATGAAAACATGTATAAGCAAAAGGTCGAGCAACTCACAAAGCAACTCGTGGAAGCTGCAAAAGTTAAGCGGCCTAAAAAGGCCAAAAAAACAAGGAAGTAG
- a CDS encoding Lrp/AsnC ligand binding domain-containing protein, producing MATKAYILIKVKAGRTKDVLQSLKRLPGVEQAHSCFGRPDIIVFIGVADERALSDVVITKIHQIEGVEETDTHIVADA from the coding sequence ATGGCCACGAAAGCGTATATCCTGATCAAGGTCAAAGCCGGACGGACGAAAGATGTGCTGCAATCCCTCAAACGCCTCCCCGGCGTCGAGCAGGCCCATTCCTGCTTCGGGCGGCCGGACATCATCGTCTTCATCGGCGTAGCGGATGAACGAGCCCTCTCGGATGTGGTGATCACGAAGATTCACCAGATCGAGGGAGTCGAAGAAACGGACACGCACATCGTGGCCGACGCCTAG
- a CDS encoding tetratricopeptide repeat protein has product MNVRSMSLFLLFCLTACTSPITKPPTVLQAPAGMPSAIVTQLERGNALFAAQKWAEAEEAYRQAIAAAPTFAEAHYNLATVLYRAGNKVEAKKHYMEAANLAPGNKIIWDAPPFRVSNFNDDLSKKSYLDAKPQ; this is encoded by the coding sequence ATGAATGTCAGATCGATGAGTCTGTTCCTGCTGTTCTGTCTCACCGCTTGCACCAGTCCGATCACGAAACCGCCGACCGTGTTACAGGCTCCCGCGGGCATGCCTTCTGCCATTGTGACGCAATTGGAACGGGGCAACGCCTTATTTGCCGCTCAGAAATGGGCGGAGGCGGAAGAGGCCTATCGTCAAGCCATTGCGGCCGCGCCGACCTTTGCCGAAGCGCACTATAACCTGGCTACGGTGCTGTATCGGGCAGGCAACAAGGTCGAAGCGAAGAAACATTACATGGAGGCGGCGAATCTGGCTCCGGGGAATAAGATCATTTGGGATGCTCCGCCATTTCGCGTGAGCAACTTCAATGATGATCTCAGCAAGAAGTCCTATTTGGATGCCAAGCCTCAGTAG
- a CDS encoding metallopeptidase family protein, whose amino-acid sequence MTGSRQPLTVSPEEFDRWIQEALAGLPVPFASLADEVSIVVEEEPSAEVLQEFELESADDLLGLYQGVSIDETSFFQPAGELPARIAVYRGPILRLCRTKDEVIHEVRDTVVHELGHHVGLDDEDMPY is encoded by the coding sequence GTGACAGGATCTCGCCAGCCTTTGACTGTCTCGCCGGAAGAATTCGACCGATGGATTCAGGAGGCGCTGGCAGGACTGCCTGTCCCATTTGCATCGCTGGCTGACGAGGTCTCTATTGTGGTCGAAGAAGAACCTTCAGCCGAAGTCCTGCAAGAATTTGAGTTGGAATCGGCAGACGATCTGCTGGGTCTCTATCAGGGAGTCTCGATCGACGAGACGTCCTTCTTTCAGCCTGCCGGTGAGTTGCCTGCCCGTATCGCTGTCTATCGAGGCCCCATCCTGCGTCTCTGCCGGACAAAGGACGAAGTCATTCACGAGGTCCGCGACACGGTGGTCCATGAGCTGGGGCATCATGTCGGGTTGGATGACGAGGATATGCCGTACTAG
- a CDS encoding UvrD-helicase domain-containing protein, with the protein MSEALTLTDSQDRFLAETTWDRNVVVVAGAGTGKTTILVNRILNLLLREPNPLAITEIVALTFTNKAATEMKQRLRAQLLRLTDQADELIEIFRTRYHLSAEQVSDRAQSALEQMEKSQIGTLHSFAAHLLRLHPMESGIDPSFQEDDGSRFKELFHSCWDRWLDDELGSAGPQHDRWRLVLAGTGLDDLRQFTAALAGDFVDLDELERQCRASSLEGTLRDWILATQGRAATILAEQDRPKRRKAEQMLAAAVRSLELLLEKGPAGFEDLAPDERAVLEKDLGKAPAGWDEVTFQEADSIIGLAQQLLAVDQAYFQEVITLVRPFLDLVQRRFLTSGWIAFDGLLARAKTLLRDHPSVRARIKQAYRAILVDEFQDTDPVQYEIILYLGERAGSHQTAWHEVDLEPGKLFIVGDPKQSIYAFRRADIEAFERVVEKIRAGGGGIYSLVTNFRSDGAVLDVVNNVFDRLFYPTEHVQPANERLAVRPQRKPEVSVSGAQLRLVTPGEEDEEFDVQAATRAEAEALARWLKEELLASTTVTDRERREGPLQPGHIALIFRKLTQAQVYLDALRRYDIAYITDGEKHFYRRQEIIDLVNLLRVIDNPHDTIALVGILRSPLGGLADRDLLALQQIEGLDYQQRELLSAWNHPQAELVGRLYERLAELHQLAPLRPVPDAIDLIFDRLPVLELAAASLHGEQAVANLRKTRDMAEALADRPHLTLTGFVDLMMTRVSEQPDEAESALAEESLDAVRVLTIHKAKGLEFPVVILPGLHQSSKNLRKGPSIHHDWSSRCYSLQMGGRSNLGALLVDMKMAAREEAEQRRLLYVGMTRARDLLVLSGGQTSKPGHDTVLSLLGEAMTDEALPSEDNQICIGTSRLTRVITQASVAVRRRRQEPLSAMVQKPALGPILIRRQARKVEWETRRTTPRRLTPSSLPGHKPETVASRAGTGREADLSRLIGISAHAVLEQWNFTRPCTEIRPVIEQAIRRTVARDHPELLAAVSEELTVLFENFLSSEPYKILQRATVLGREVPFVMSVGEGQTMEGVIDLIYRLDDRIWIADYKTDDVAAEGVPSRVNRYRPQAESYAQAVASSLGLSSISSQLIFLRSGVAVDI; encoded by the coding sequence ATGAGTGAAGCGCTGACACTCACAGACTCCCAGGACCGGTTCCTGGCTGAGACCACTTGGGACCGCAATGTCGTCGTCGTGGCAGGAGCCGGGACCGGCAAGACCACGATTCTGGTCAATCGCATTCTCAATCTCCTCCTGAGAGAGCCGAACCCTTTGGCCATCACGGAGATCGTGGCCCTCACCTTTACCAACAAGGCTGCCACCGAGATGAAGCAGCGGCTGCGGGCGCAGCTCCTTCGCCTGACTGATCAGGCAGATGAGCTGATCGAGATCTTCCGGACCCGGTACCATCTCTCAGCTGAGCAAGTCAGCGACCGGGCGCAGTCAGCGCTGGAGCAGATGGAGAAATCTCAGATCGGCACCCTGCACAGTTTTGCCGCGCACCTCTTGCGCCTCCATCCCATGGAGTCAGGAATAGATCCATCTTTTCAAGAGGATGATGGATCTCGCTTCAAGGAACTGTTTCACTCTTGCTGGGATCGCTGGCTGGACGATGAGCTGGGATCGGCCGGGCCACAGCATGACCGATGGAGACTGGTGCTGGCTGGAACAGGCCTCGACGATCTCCGGCAGTTTACCGCTGCCCTCGCAGGGGATTTTGTAGACCTGGATGAACTGGAACGGCAATGCCGCGCCAGCTCGCTGGAGGGAACCTTGCGTGACTGGATCCTGGCCACTCAGGGCCGAGCCGCCACCATCCTGGCAGAACAGGATCGACCGAAGAGACGGAAGGCGGAGCAAATGCTCGCCGCAGCGGTACGGTCGCTGGAGCTGTTATTGGAGAAGGGGCCAGCCGGGTTCGAGGACCTCGCGCCGGATGAAAGGGCCGTACTGGAGAAGGATCTGGGGAAGGCCCCTGCCGGATGGGATGAGGTCACCTTCCAGGAGGCGGATTCGATCATTGGACTGGCACAACAACTCCTCGCGGTCGACCAGGCCTACTTCCAAGAAGTGATCACGCTGGTGCGCCCCTTCCTGGATCTGGTCCAACGCCGGTTTCTCACCTCCGGGTGGATTGCCTTCGACGGACTGTTGGCACGGGCCAAAACTCTCTTGCGCGACCATCCATCCGTGCGAGCCAGAATCAAACAGGCCTATCGGGCGATCCTGGTCGATGAGTTTCAAGACACAGATCCGGTTCAGTACGAGATCATCCTCTACCTCGGTGAGCGGGCTGGCAGCCATCAGACCGCCTGGCATGAGGTGGATCTGGAGCCTGGTAAATTGTTTATCGTGGGGGACCCCAAGCAATCGATCTATGCCTTCCGTCGAGCCGACATTGAAGCCTTCGAGCGGGTGGTGGAGAAAATTCGAGCAGGAGGGGGAGGTATCTATTCCCTGGTGACGAACTTTCGCAGCGACGGGGCCGTGCTCGATGTGGTGAATAATGTCTTCGACCGGCTCTTCTATCCGACCGAACATGTGCAGCCGGCCAATGAACGGCTGGCTGTCAGGCCGCAACGGAAACCTGAAGTCTCAGTCTCCGGAGCGCAGCTTCGCCTCGTGACGCCGGGAGAGGAGGATGAGGAGTTCGATGTGCAGGCTGCGACCAGGGCTGAGGCGGAAGCGCTGGCTCGCTGGCTGAAGGAGGAACTCCTCGCAAGCACGACCGTCACGGATCGCGAGCGACGGGAAGGGCCGCTGCAACCGGGCCATATCGCCTTGATCTTTAGAAAATTGACCCAGGCCCAGGTCTACCTCGATGCCCTGCGCCGGTACGACATTGCCTATATCACCGACGGGGAAAAACATTTTTATCGGCGGCAGGAAATTATCGACTTGGTCAATCTGCTCCGGGTCATCGACAACCCGCACGATACGATTGCGCTGGTCGGCATCTTGCGCTCACCCCTGGGAGGTCTGGCGGACCGGGATCTCCTGGCCCTCCAGCAGATCGAGGGATTGGACTATCAGCAACGGGAACTGTTGTCTGCCTGGAACCATCCTCAAGCGGAACTGGTTGGGCGGCTGTATGAGCGATTGGCAGAACTCCATCAGCTCGCTCCCTTGCGGCCTGTGCCTGATGCGATCGATCTGATCTTCGATCGATTGCCGGTCCTGGAATTGGCAGCAGCTTCGCTCCATGGTGAGCAAGCAGTAGCCAATTTGCGAAAGACCAGGGACATGGCAGAAGCGCTGGCTGATCGCCCCCATCTCACCTTGACCGGGTTCGTGGATCTCATGATGACCAGGGTCTCGGAACAGCCGGATGAGGCGGAAAGCGCTTTGGCTGAAGAATCGCTGGACGCAGTCCGCGTGTTGACCATCCATAAGGCGAAAGGATTGGAATTTCCTGTCGTCATTTTGCCTGGTCTGCACCAGAGCTCCAAGAATCTCCGCAAAGGCCCCTCCATCCATCATGATTGGTCGAGCCGGTGCTATAGCCTCCAGATGGGAGGCCGCTCGAATCTCGGCGCCTTGCTCGTAGACATGAAGATGGCGGCGCGGGAAGAGGCGGAGCAACGTCGGCTCCTCTATGTCGGCATGACCAGGGCGCGCGATCTCTTGGTCTTATCCGGCGGCCAGACCAGCAAGCCAGGCCATGACACAGTCCTTTCGTTGCTCGGAGAGGCGATGACCGACGAGGCCCTTCCCTCGGAAGACAACCAGATCTGCATCGGTACGAGCCGACTTACTCGTGTGATCACGCAAGCCTCTGTGGCAGTGAGACGGCGCAGACAGGAGCCCCTGTCCGCGATGGTCCAGAAGCCGGCTCTTGGTCCGATTCTCATTCGCCGTCAGGCCAGAAAGGTTGAATGGGAGACTCGTCGCACGACGCCACGACGACTGACCCCTTCAAGCCTCCCGGGACACAAGCCAGAGACCGTTGCCTCTCGCGCTGGGACAGGGCGCGAGGCAGACCTGTCCAGACTGATCGGAATTTCCGCCCATGCGGTACTCGAGCAGTGGAACTTCACCAGACCTTGCACTGAGATCAGGCCGGTCATCGAGCAGGCCATTCGTCGCACTGTGGCCCGGGACCATCCGGAATTGCTGGCAGCAGTCTCGGAGGAACTTACGGTACTCTTCGAGAACTTCCTCTCTTCCGAGCCTTACAAAATACTGCAACGGGCAACGGTGCTCGGACGGGAAGTGCCCTTCGTCATGTCTGTAGGCGAGGGCCAGACGATGGAGGGAGTGATCGATCTGATTTACCGGCTTGACGACAGGATCTGGATTGCCGACTATAAGACTGACGATGTGGCTGCAGAAGGTGTGCCATCGCGAGTGAATCGCTACAGGCCTCAAGCGGAAAGTTATGCTCAAGCTGTCGCGAGTTCGTTAGGATTATCGTCTATCTCGTCTCAGTTAATATTTTTAAGGTCTGGCGTTGCCGTTGATATCTAA
- the lgt gene encoding prolipoprotein diacylglyceryl transferase, with translation MPYPNISPVFFELGPLQFRWYGLMYLIGLASAYFLIVRRVESKGLPLTRDQVYDMVIWAALGVFIGGRVGYTLFYNFAYYVQHPVKILAVWEGGMSFHGGLLGVIVALFWFSRRQHIPSYTIADLAAAATPIGLGFGRLGNFINGELYGRATDVEWCMVFPHGGPACRHPSQLYEAGLEGLLLFTLLWVIAKALPPPGTIFWSFIAGYGLCRMVVELFREPDAHLGFILGSFSMGQLLSLPMIVVGVFMLALGYQRRASRQA, from the coding sequence ATCCCCTATCCCAACATCAGCCCGGTTTTTTTCGAACTAGGTCCGCTGCAGTTTCGCTGGTACGGCTTGATGTACCTGATCGGATTGGCCAGCGCCTATTTTTTGATTGTGCGGAGGGTTGAGTCGAAGGGCCTGCCCCTTACCAGGGATCAGGTCTACGATATGGTCATCTGGGCCGCCCTCGGGGTGTTCATCGGGGGGCGGGTCGGCTATACGCTCTTTTATAATTTTGCGTACTATGTGCAACATCCGGTCAAGATCCTGGCGGTCTGGGAAGGGGGCATGTCCTTCCACGGAGGATTGCTGGGCGTCATCGTGGCCCTCTTTTGGTTCAGCCGCAGGCAGCATATTCCCTCCTACACCATCGCGGACCTGGCTGCTGCAGCCACACCGATCGGGCTGGGGTTCGGGCGGCTCGGCAATTTCATCAATGGAGAGTTGTACGGTCGCGCGACCGATGTCGAGTGGTGCATGGTGTTCCCGCATGGAGGGCCTGCCTGCCGCCATCCGTCGCAGCTCTATGAAGCTGGCCTTGAGGGGCTGCTCTTGTTTACGCTGCTCTGGGTCATCGCGAAGGCCCTGCCGCCGCCGGGAACGATTTTCTGGAGCTTTATCGCAGGCTACGGACTCTGCCGGATGGTCGTGGAGCTCTTTCGTGAACCGGATGCCCATCTCGGATTTATCCTGGGCTCCTTTTCGATGGGGCAGCTGCTGTCTCTCCCCATGATCGTCGTGGGAGTTTTCATGCTCGCCCTCGGTTATCAACGCCGCGCATCACGACAGGCCTAG